Proteins found in one Scardovia inopinata JCM 12537 genomic segment:
- a CDS encoding TM2 domain-containing protein: MEENSNNTFEDGSVNYQNTDQQQGYGVSQTSFEGTASTVGDPANAPSASSYVPGQTAPNPSAPSSASSAAYNQPDAASYGAHFGADQGGYNTSYDGYNQQNPYAQPQNPYSQPQNQYAPPQNPYAQPGPYPYAQPGPYAQPIAYAPQFAYLVGTHSKLAAGLLGIFLGYLGVHNFYLGNTSKAVAQLLLTLIGWIIIVGPLVSGIWALVEAILILSSKPGSPWHRDAAGYELQD; encoded by the coding sequence ATGGAAGAAAATAGTAATAATACTTTTGAAGATGGGTCTGTAAACTATCAGAATACGGACCAGCAGCAGGGCTATGGGGTTTCCCAAACGTCGTTTGAGGGGACAGCAAGCACGGTAGGAGACCCAGCGAATGCTCCTTCTGCCAGTTCTTATGTGCCTGGACAGACTGCTCCAAATCCATCAGCTCCATCATCAGCTTCATCTGCCGCGTATAATCAACCTGATGCTGCTTCTTATGGAGCTCATTTCGGTGCTGATCAGGGAGGATATAATACTTCCTACGATGGGTATAACCAGCAGAATCCTTATGCTCAGCCTCAGAACCCGTATAGTCAGCCTCAGAATCAATATGCTCCACCACAGAATCCTTATGCTCAGCCGGGCCCGTATCCGTATGCTCAGCCTGGTCCGTATGCTCAGCCGATTGCGTATGCTCCTCAATTTGCTTATTTAGTCGGCACTCATTCCAAGCTTGCTGCCGGTCTTTTGGGCATTTTCCTTGGCTATCTTGGGGTTCACAATTTCTATTTGGGGAATACTTCCAAGGCTGTCGCTCAGCTTCTGTTGACCCTGATTGGATGGATTATCATTGTTGGTCCTCTTGTCTCTGGGATATGGGCTTTGGTCGAGGCTATCCTCATTCTTTCATCCAAGCCTGGCTCTCCCTGGCATCGCGATGCTGCCGGTTACGAGCTTCAGGATTAA
- the fbaA gene encoding class II fructose-bisphosphate aldolase has product MTIATPERYAHMLDEARKGGYAYPAINVTSTQTLNAALQGFADAQSDGIIQISVGSAAYLSGQRVADRVTGSLALARYAHEVAARYPNNTIALHTDHCAKQYLDEWVRPLLAIEQEEVAGGHEPTFQSHMWDGSAVSLSENLAIAEELLDQSVKAHTILEIEIGAVGGEEDGVTGAIDDKLYSTPQDAFAVAQRLGMGERGRYMAAFTFGNVHGSYKPGYVKLRPGLLGKIQSETQKEINQGLISSPSPQAPDGKPFLLVFHGGSGSLPAEIAEAVSHGVVKMNIDTDTQYAFTRAVAGHMFSNYDKVLKIDGSIGDKAAYDPRSWGREAEDSMAKRVVEACISLGSAGKALR; this is encoded by the coding sequence ATGACTATTGCAACTCCGGAACGATACGCCCACATGCTCGATGAGGCTCGTAAGGGCGGATATGCATACCCTGCCATCAATGTAACCAGTACACAAACCTTGAATGCAGCCCTGCAGGGGTTTGCCGACGCTCAATCGGATGGGATTATTCAGATTTCTGTGGGATCTGCCGCTTATTTGTCCGGACAGCGAGTGGCAGACCGGGTTACGGGCTCTTTGGCCCTGGCCCGTTATGCTCATGAGGTTGCCGCACGGTATCCTAACAACACTATTGCTCTTCATACGGATCATTGCGCTAAGCAATATCTGGATGAATGGGTTCGTCCCCTGCTGGCTATTGAGCAAGAAGAAGTAGCAGGTGGCCATGAGCCAACTTTCCAATCGCACATGTGGGACGGATCTGCTGTGAGTCTGTCAGAAAATCTGGCTATTGCTGAGGAGCTCCTGGATCAGTCTGTTAAGGCTCATACCATTCTGGAAATTGAGATTGGCGCTGTCGGTGGTGAGGAGGATGGGGTTACCGGGGCTATTGACGATAAGCTCTATTCCACCCCTCAGGATGCTTTTGCCGTTGCTCAGCGTTTGGGAATGGGTGAGCGGGGTCGGTACATGGCCGCATTTACCTTTGGGAATGTTCATGGATCTTACAAGCCTGGCTATGTAAAGCTTAGGCCTGGTCTGCTGGGCAAAATTCAGTCTGAAACCCAAAAGGAAATCAATCAGGGGCTGATTTCTTCTCCCAGCCCTCAGGCTCCCGACGGCAAGCCTTTCCTCTTGGTTTTCCATGGTGGTTCGGGCTCTTTACCGGCGGAAATTGCTGAGGCTGTTTCTCACGGTGTGGTGAAAATGAATATTGATACCGATACTCAGTATGCCTTCACTCGTGCGGTGGCAGGGCACATGTTCAGCAATTATGACAAGGTGCTGAAAATTGACGGATCGATTGGCGACAAGGCTGCGTATGACCCCAGATCATGGGGTCGGGAAGCCGAGGATTCCATGGC
- the htpX gene encoding zinc metalloprotease HtpX — protein sequence MTTQKFHVHGHANGLKTITLFGLMWAVIFLIWYATGASRSSLVYYLIIAVVMTFSSYWFSDKLATASMGAREVSEQEAPNLYAIVRELSSKAGKPMPRIYIAPTQSPNAFATGRNERHAAVCCTEGILQILNYREIRGVLGHELMHVYNHDILTSSIASAMSMVITYLGYSLMYFGGSDRDNDRSSSPLGALLAMILAPIGASLIQMAISRTREYDADEDGSKLTEDPQALADALQKIEAGVSRAPMKVNNSTRTMSALMIASPFNAEAVSRLFSTHPPTADRIARLEEMQAQMYGQSSLQQGPVSEPYLQH from the coding sequence ATGACTACTCAGAAATTCCACGTTCATGGTCACGCCAACGGGCTGAAAACCATAACCCTTTTTGGCCTGATGTGGGCGGTTATTTTCCTTATCTGGTATGCAACCGGAGCCAGCAGATCATCGCTTGTTTATTACCTGATTATCGCAGTGGTTATGACCTTCAGCTCCTATTGGTTTTCTGACAAATTAGCTACCGCATCCATGGGCGCTAGAGAGGTTTCTGAGCAGGAAGCTCCTAATCTCTATGCCATTGTTCGTGAGCTCTCTTCTAAGGCAGGCAAGCCAATGCCGCGAATCTACATTGCTCCGACTCAGTCTCCCAACGCTTTCGCAACCGGCCGCAATGAACGTCATGCTGCAGTATGCTGTACCGAAGGAATTCTGCAGATTCTGAACTATCGGGAAATTCGCGGAGTTCTGGGGCATGAACTCATGCATGTATACAATCATGACATCCTCACATCATCCATAGCCTCAGCCATGTCCATGGTAATTACCTATCTGGGATATTCGCTCATGTATTTCGGTGGCTCAGACAGGGATAATGATCGCTCCAGCAGCCCTCTTGGTGCTCTCCTGGCCATGATTCTGGCTCCTATTGGCGCTTCGCTCATTCAGATGGCTATCTCCCGCACCCGGGAGTACGATGCGGATGAAGACGGCAGCAAGCTGACAGAAGACCCTCAGGCTTTAGCGGATGCCCTGCAGAAGATTGAAGCCGGGGTTAGCCGGGCTCCCATGAAGGTAAATAATTCCACCAGGACCATGTCTGCTCTTATGATTGCCAGTCCTTTTAATGCTGAGGCTGTAAGCCGGCTCTTCTCCACTCATCCTCCGACCGCAGACCGGATTGCCCGACTGGAAGAGATGCAGGCTCAGATGTATGGACAGTCTTCTCTGCAGCAGGGGCCGGTTTCTGAGCCCTATCTACAGCACTAG